TGTCAATAATCGTTGCAATATGGAACGGTCGTCTGTTCCATGCCAaattccactttttttttttgtagtgtagtTTTACTTTAGTAGTAGGTATCATTATTGTTGTAAATAGTTGTTATATactgatatttaatattaatgattgtaattgatatatttaaaaactagaataatagttcatccattttacttcaaaaaagaaaaaaagaaaaatccctCAATCAatctattaaataaaacaaaatcttaAATCTGTATACAGATTACACGACATAATACAGagaagaatataattaatttcaatgtaatgaaatcaaatgaaattcaatttaatatagtaatatttatttccaaAACAGTTTATTAACAGGGGGAGTTGAGACATTAATAGAACACACTAAGGGGTAAGACATCAACCTTTCCCTATAATTATTCACCATTGACTCCATTTTCAGCCTGCTGCCAATCCCGTCGCCGCCGATCCTTAATTGCGCGTGCGTCGTCGGTCTCCTGCTCTCTATATTCTTCGCCAACCGAAGTTTCCTTTCAGTTGACAACAAACGCGCAAACCTGACCAAAATGTTCCACAATTTCAGCGACTTGGATGAAGCTTCTCTAGAAGTTCATTGTCAATAGCtcatatgaatatatatatatatatttatatatagtgacaaaataatgagttatttttctaatataatttctaaaatatattagaaaatatggGGTTCAGTACAAAATCAACCCTCAATTAGTTTTACGAGTTCaccaattttatattatcaagatattaattaatattaaatggataaaattacagttttagtcccataagataaaaaattcaatacatttagtttttaactttacgaaataataataatcacaataataataataataaaattaaaaaaatatttatttgggtctaaaaaattatgtaaaagcaataataataataataataaaagaataccTGATAATAGCATCCTCATTTGTGCCTCCGTTTTGGAGGGGCTGAGATAGACCAGTGGAGAAATCAACCCTCGAAACAGGACCTTTAAGCAGCCTCTCACCAATTGTGACAAGTCTGTCCAAGTTTTCTCTTGTCGCAACATCCACTGAAGATTCTATCCCACATAGTGTATCGTCCTATACATATACGTccacatgcaaaacaactaaattaaaGGAATgccaaaaacttaaattttaacactcaattaattaatatttattataattgtagCTGTCGTCAAAATAATAGttagaattaatattttgaccataCTTTCAAAATGACGActaataacaaatttatatcatagttaataagtatttattatgatctttttatttttaattatgataattaattataacaaaaaatcatacttCTTCCTGcatacattataaaaaaaataattaattttagaaaataatacaaGAACTATGTGCAGTCATATACATTTTGCAACACATATTCTCCATTTGGCCATCCTGTGTAAAATAACATGGCTGCAAGAACTCtgtataatcatttttttagaaaaaataagatataaatagagtaaataacAACGAGTTCTcctgcataataataaatactttcttattgtttaaaaaattagaaataccTTATTCATTTTAACGTTTGTCGAATAACTAACCCACGTTAGTCTCTGTTAAgtttttacctatttttttttttttttatgaattggCTAAAATGTTCAggtgaattataaaattattttacttatttttaaaatttaaaaataatggacTAGAAATGCAAGAAGGAAATTTCACTcagtgttattttttttacaatttttcaattcttattaaaaaaacaaggaCAAAGTATTTTCCAAACAATGAGGGGCgagtaattataattgtgtcaaattttaggagagttggttgtaatttatcctatatattattagaataattactttttgtttttgaaaaagaaaaaaaatgatgaatgtTACCTGGATCCTAAGGTAATTATCCTCAGAGAAAAGAGCTTGGAAGAGCAAAGAAGTGTGAAAATCAACCATATCTGCACTAGCTTGAGTGAAAATTTCAAGCAAAGGTGCAGTTCCCCCATACAGCAACCAGTCCAAAATACCCCATCTGGCTGCCAGTTTTGTGTTATACTTCTCATCAACTCTCGCAGCTCCTGTGCCCACTGACACGATCAGCAGACGAGGTAATTCCACAGCCCTCATTCCCAACAGCTCCATGTTGCTATCGAACATTTGTTTCATTACTTCTGATATAGCAATCAAGGCCtttgaaaaaagagaaagaaagaaaattaaatggaAATTCGATGTAATAcgattttgtaataaaagatcTGAACTGAATTGTGTATTTGagagcttatatatataccggATTATTTGCAGCGACACCGCCGTCTATGAGGTTGTACTCTCTTACATTCCCCTTCTCGTCTTTTGTCGCGAACTCATGCCCAGGAAAGAACGTAGGAGCTGCTGAAGTACTTATGCAGATGTCTGAAAATTTAGCATCTAACAATGCTGATCTTTTTGCctgcaataaatatatattcaggttaattaattaacgtgcttaaaaaattcattagtgattatttattaagtttgatatataatgtattatGCAttgcctttattttttttatcgataatttattagttctatttgttttatttgatatCCCGGTTGAGGTAATAATGACGGGATTTTGATCTTTAATATAATCACTATTTTTACGGATAATAATGTAaacatatacaaaatatttaagtatttttatattgtatgagtaatttaataaataataatttataagttcGCTATGTACGtactttatatgtatttactcctttttatatcaaaaattCTGATGATCATATTGTATATCTTCTGTGACGTACCAAAATTAAGTCAactatatgaaatataaataatgatgTAATGTTGTATAGAAGTACAAAAAGACTTAATCAAAACTTATAAATGTTCAACTCTCATATTAAAAAACCAGGACAGAGGGAGAgcataacatatatatatatatatagctagtTTTATTACAGAgttttggaaaaaatgcaagtaatcTCTTTATcaccttataaaaaaaataatagtaatttattttttttaaaaaaaaaatagagcaaCTTACCttcttacttttcttttaaaatgaagcaacttACTTCCTTAgacaaaaaggtaaattgcttcattataaaaatatagagagataagttgttatttttttttataaagaataatttgctcatttataatatttgagagatAAATTGATGTTCACCCCGTTTGGCTGTGATGAAGACGTGAAGAGCAAGAAACAGTAGTCCAAGACAAAAGGCAAAGGGACACGTGGACAAACAATACATACCTCATATGTGGAAAAAATCACAGGCTGCAAACGTTTGATGTCAAAAGCTGGAATAACCACATTGGTAATAGACTGGCTCAACTTTGTGTGTTTCAGCTTCTCTTTCAATATCCCATGTAGGTGCTTCCCGTCGTACAACGGCCCCAACAAAGATTTCAACTCTTGCCCAAACGGAAACCATGAGCTGTATAACATCACAACATCATCAGATCATCACTTGATTCAAACTTCATAACATCACAACATCATCAGATCATCACTTGATTCAAACTTGAAATCGGATTTGATCGAATTTAAACCAATTATAAGGTAAGTACTTGATGCATATAcacaaaaactaataatacaAGTGCATTTCTATGATTGGTTTAGTTCGGCAAACCTAATTATTTGTGTAAGAATTTTGTGAAAAGTACGTAGTAAAGGCAAAAACAGAGTTATAATTACTGCGTCTGTGGAAAAATTTTCGGGCAGTTTTCTAAGTAAAAAGGCTTGATGTCCTTGGCAGCATAAAGGGGTCGATTGTTCTCGTCGGGAGATGTCAGCATGGCGGTAACAAGGCCGCCGGTGCTCGTTCCGGCTATAACGTCAAAGTAGTCAGCAAGTCTCGTTTGCTTGCCGTCTAGCTCCTGTGTACGTATACGTACCAAATCACATGTATTGCAAGAATCAATATCAACTATAAATGACATGAGAATTGAGCTGAACATATGATGTTAATTACGTACCTGAAGTTGAGATTCGAGAAAATCAAGGATAACAGCGGGGATGATACCTTTGATGCCGCCGCCGTCAATGCTGAGAACAGTGATGTAGCGGTCATGGGGTAGAGGATGACCGGGTTGACTACAGGATGAACTTCTCTCCATTGATTTTTCAGCACGACGGAGTTACTTGATCAGAGTTCCTCAAGATTAATGatgcatataaatatagtgtgtatgtgtataaattaattaaaatcaagtggaaatataatattttattaaattgaaaattcagaGTTAGGTGCgtggattaattaaataaattatagggcCACATGATGCAAGTGATGTTCtcatcttaattaattttgcacCTATCAAAGTttggaattattattattattatttgtgaaGTAATTAAGAGGCAGCTTCCAAGTCATGGGGATCATTCAGTCTTAGTCTTATATGAtgtgaattattatattcacaTCTATTGAAATAGATaccgaatatatatatataaagtattggttttgaatttaagaaaaagtgtaggtattaattttatattattagattaaatatattttgtactatgaaaatatatttataatcacatttgccttttttttttttttacatttgccTCCTTAATATATGGAAGTTAGCGAAAATTCCCTAACAAAAAATTCGGGATCAATAGAACAAATTGTCCTTcctaaatctttttatttacctccctaaaatatatttgttataaaaattttttgggtgattttaaacttttatttgaaaatattcaagatTCATcgttttattataaattatgtaagatataattaatatttagaaacTCAATATCTGCAGTAATGTTTtatagagtaaattatttatttaaaaatacatataaatatatactaatcatGCATGATGTAACCATATATATGATGcacataattttacaaaaatgaattaaatgttatatgatattttatattgaattattacttgaataaaaatataaaaaaatatatcatatcattactcataaaattataaaatattatggattaattatataataactttgtatattttacatgacatatatatatataagctcaatataatttttaaaaattgtatttacagTATTATCAGTAAAAAGTTACACACACATTTTAAGGggattaataaataacaagggcatttttattctaaaaattatgacaacaAATTATCAGAGGAACTCTTGTTACTTTTTATACTTTAGAGCGATAAACGCCACTGTAAATATACTTCAGGagtagaaattaataaaatgcatttatcaCATATTATTATGCTACTAGTGTTATATGTATACTTTGgcatgtatattattattattgatatattttaaacagttattattttattatatttctcaacaaatatatcaaacgtaattttttttttaaaaaaaaagtttaatccgAAGAGCAAGAAACTGTAATATTTACAATAACAATCGCCTTGTGATTTCAAACATTATATTAAAGGTGTTTGgtgatataaaattatcagaactgactcatatatatatatatatatggcaaaTTGTACAAGAAATTAGAGGGtgattcatcatcatcatcattcatGATATTGGGGAACAGGTtcagattttttaataaaaaatgaccgGATGATCACTGCTGCTGACTTATTAAtataactttaattattaattgttcaAACCAGACTTAAAATTAATGtgattaaattaatagaagAACATTCACGAAGAGATCATATACACGTAAGAATTTAcgagtaaattacatcgatattgtttctatttatataaatttgtatcttaaataaaattataattacatgtcTAAAgttatttagatttaaatatatacgcatttatatcttttataaaattataaatataattttttttttgtaaaattctaTATACAGTCCAAAGTAGAATGTCGATGTAAGTTCTTAAAaattgtacttataattaatattatgaagaacaagagatatttaaataattagatttaattttagatagcatatatttaatttaccttTGATTTAATTGGCTGTTCACCTACTAGATCTTTGTTTCTCCATTAAAAAGTAAgtatttcttgttgtttttttttttttttatcaataagtattttttaattatgccTATACAATAAAATCtcattcattatttaaatatcgCTGACCCTGCTCTATTATAtgtaagataaaaatattattttacaattatgtaatttattattctgaATTATGTCACTGATGTTACTAATTATTTGCTGtctttaagagaaaaaaaaaaaaaaaaatgtaatttattattctgaATTATGTCACTGATGTTACTAATTATTTGCTGtctttaagagaaaaaaaaaaaaaaaaaggttctTTAAGGCCCCCTTTAGTCTGTCGTAATGGGATTTCATAATATCTGAAAATGATTGTCAAAAGTTTGATTGGAtccattaattataatatttgaatagtAAAACAGATAAATTAAGTGAAAGAATGGATTAATagtctttttcaaatcatatatatagaatcactataaaaataattaatttttactatattacaaatgacaacgacttaaaaattatgataaattaatactattaatcATAGATAAGTTTTTaccttatttaattaatatttatcgtGATTGTTAGCCATAGCTAAaacatttgttatgattttagctatgactaatattttgatctcacttactaaaaaaaaaaattaatgatcgttatacaattataattaatttgtatttattttaattgatccGAATAGCgaaatatcatatttcttctggtgcatatattcataaatgaatgaaattcatatttgaATACTGTCATCCAAAGAAAAGGGATACTATTTATAGATATTAgggattataaaattaaaaattaaaaatagcaaGTACTaaagtcataaaaaaaaaagaaaaaactattaaTTGTACTTGCCACTTTATTATGATGTCATTTGTGCAGACGAGAATATACGCATCCAAAACCCAACCGAAAtacctaaaatttaaaaaccgaaaaaatattaattttaataattacatattactaagaataaattaaaattttataatctacTAATTAAAACGTAGTGGGCATGGAAAGTGGCATCAAATGATCTCCTCCATTGCAACATTGCAGAAAAATTGAGATGAAAAGAAGACACCCCCCTCACCTGTTGGAAAAGAAAGTTGTCATAAATTCAGTAACgacattcttattttattcttatcttttgatatatctgcaaatgtaataataatgaagGGTTGAAAATGAGAAGCTAGCAAGCACGACTTTGAGGATGTCTTTATCTCTAATTTAATTCTGAGATTCCCTccttagtataaaaaggaggGCAAAggcattttaatttatcattttaactAAGCCTCTTCTCACtcatctctctctcgctcATCATCAACATGATGAAATACTCCAAGCTTTTCACTGTGGCTGCTGTGCTCCTGCTACTGCAGATTCTCCTCATCCATGGTCTTAATTCTCCTCATCCTGTTCCTGCTTTGTTTAATTcgttggattaattaattatttttctagcAATTTAGAGTTATggcttaattatatatatatttttttcaagaattatggGCGATGGGGTTTTTTCGATTATATTATCATCCTCGTCCTTCGGCTCTAGCAGCCACTAAATTGGAACacactaaaagaaatataatatttaattatgattaattattataattaataataaataatcgtagtaaatagttattgaccatGTGGTCAGACAACTATTGTTGGTCTTGGTTTTTGCAAGGGcgactaaaatatttgatatggcTAAAAGCCAACGCAAGTGTTTTTACTATAGCTCTTAACTATGGCAAGTGATATTTTCATGATAGAAAAAGTAGTTTTTTGATccgattttatatatttgtggttaataaaaattatttatcactatttttagccatagcaattataatattatagtcaatggtaattttttttctaggaacggaaccaaaaataaaagttttaagggagccaaatattatatttttatattgagttCATATGAATTATAACTACATTGTTCGgagcaaatatataaaaaaaattaaaatttatgtataatttcgAAAAAGAACTACAACAGTTGGGGTGTGGGGGtggttaataaataaaaataaataaaatttatgttgatgttttagaaaattacaaatatccacTTGcgaattcattaaatttaagtgaaaaatCTTTTATCGCACTTTAATATTATACAACGATATCATATCAATACGCATATATCATGGTTACCCATCATCgctatatattaaattcaacttaatttaatttttgaaagagAGACGTGTCAAACAATTCAtaaaaatctttcttttttttttttttcaatattattggATGCAGAAACGGAAGGTAATTCGTCAGCGGATGCAGGGGTGAAGGTGGAGGAGAAGAAATTGTGTACTTACAAGAGCGAGAAGTTCTGGGGAGTATGTCTGAGCGACATAAGCTGCGCTGATGTTTGCAAGCGCGAGGGCTTCGAAGGCGGCGACTGTCAGGGATTCCGCCGTCGTTGCTATTGCTACAACCATTGCAAGTGATCAATTAGTTCAGCACCACATGAGAAGTGCATGCGTGCAATGATTAGTGTCTCTAGCTATCCTTCATATGAATATCATCAGATTctgttacatatatatatatgtttatcaCCATGGTTTAATGCCTTAATTTGGACAATCTTGTCTTCTTTCTTTGATCGAACCTTTTATttcctctatatatatactttgatATCACTGAGCTTGTTTGTGACGGAATTTTGGAGCAGATTTTCGACAAAATAATTGTGACGAATTTCTTGATGATCATAAACTCATAAACTTAgtcacaaaattattgcaatgAAAAAGTCCACCCATCGCAAACCTTACAACGACCTCCAGAGTTCCGTCCCGACGAAATCAAAAAATGATTTTGCGATGAATAATTGCAAAACATTTTAATTCCATCGTAGAATAATTTGTAACGTACAATACCATTGCACGACAATACACCAGATAAATTTGTGACGACTACATAGCGATAATGCAAATTCGTCACAAAGcacaaattttgttatttaactatatatataagaacttcactaaaaaatattatattccaaaACTACTATGGCATTTTTACTTATAGAGAGATTGATTAGGCCATTTTTAGGAGTTTTTTAGTACTAGGGGTGACTCAAAAAGACAATTGCTTTTTAATCCCACATAAGTTGGCCAAGTTTGATTGTTTTTCCAATcttatctttatatatttggaaCCGTCTTAATCCAAAGTAGGTTGACCTCTGTGCCAGTAAATATAAGATTGGGTGAGGTATTCAGTTCAATCGTATCTTGTccaatcccataaaataagcGAATTCCTTAcaataaaattctattattattgtcCTAAATTGACATTTgtctttcaattttaattgttagGCCAAAGTGAATCTCCCAATCCCACCTCGCATGACCAGATAAGCTATCGACACTTGTTCCGTAATAATGTGGGGATCATAAAAATTGCACGGGCCACACCTCAAAATATACAGTGATTGGAGCGGATtgatccaataaaaaaaataagtttattttgaattgttttaaaGTATTAATACCAGGGATTAGCCTAGTCCAATGACTTAGGACTGTCTGATCCTGAGTCTGGTCAAGTTTGGGTTAGTGGGGTTGGCCTAATTGGggcatttttgttttaataatgcACAATATgtacatttcattttatttttttttaagttgagTATACTAGtagatttttaaaacttttgaaactctaaaatttaactttattgtttttacttttcaaattagtattaatgaataatgtaccaaaaatttatctttattgtttttaattttaaatttatagaacattaattcattaatactctttatttactttttaaagtatatttgAAGTCTTTTTGGCTTGCcattatctaaatttattattttgtaagcttgttaactaaatttttgtttaagttgTGTAGCTTTGACTGCTCTTTTTtctagttataatttttttatttaatttattatttatttattttataaaataataaaaatttaagtaattattcaaaagatatttcaatttcataaaaaagtaaatacaaAACATGCCTGGAATGGGCTTGATCTGGGCCTCAATTGGGTTGGACCATGGGTTGagcttaaatttaaaaataaacctaTTTGGAGTCTATTTAAAGACTCAAAACTGAACATAAATAATACTAGATAGGTTTTGAGCTGGGCTTCTTCAAGCTGGTCCGTGTCAATTTTGAATCGCCCCGACCCGCTATGCACCTTGGGGCACACCACATGAAAGTAAATTATGTATTAGGTTGGATTGAATGCCCAATTCAAAGATCCAACATATAGAATATCACAATAAGAAAATGATACAAtaactatgaaaaaaattaaagcaaaaacCAACATAGAGTCAATTAACAAGTAAATTTGTATTACACATGTACTTTATAGATTGTGGCGTATCCTTGGCCTGTTGAAGGAAACACTACTTGAttcatgattgttgtactatatctttttctatttatgaaaaatatatcaaccgaaaaaaaaataaatttgtattgcTAACTAATCTAcactattaaatatatattttaaacaattttactaaatttgttagCTAATAACTTTTCGTTGCTAAATacattagcaagtaaatttagagcattaaataatataaattaacaataagaATTTTACTTACCAATTAACTCgacgttaatatttttttattgttattgaGTCATTTTCTTGAAGCGATACGATCACTCAAGGGACAACTTGGAGCAACAGTTGGCAGAATTTCAGAAAGAAGCAGCTTTTGTTCTTCTTATCTGTAGAGATCCAAGGTTGATCTCAGAAGTCATGACTTTTCAGGatttt
The window above is part of the Sesamum indicum cultivar Zhongzhi No. 13 linkage group LG2, S_indicum_v1.0, whole genome shotgun sequence genome. Proteins encoded here:
- the LOC105156201 gene encoding defensin Ec-AMP-D2-like, with amino-acid sequence MMKYSKLFTVAAVLLLLQILLIHETEGNSSADAGVKVEEKKLCTYKSEKFWGVCLSDISCADVCKREGFEGGDCQGFRRRCYCYNHCK
- the LOC105156319 gene encoding patatin-like protein 2; protein product: MERSSSCSQPGHPLPHDRYITVLSIDGGGIKGIIPAVILDFLESQLQELDGKQTRLADYFDVIAGTSTGGLVTAMLTSPDENNRPLYAAKDIKPFYLENCPKIFPQTHSWFPFGQELKSLLGPLYDGKHLHGILKEKLKHTKLSQSITNVVIPAFDIKRLQPVIFSTYEAKRSALLDAKFSDICISTSAAPTFFPGHEFATKDEKGNVREYNLIDGGVAANNPALIAISEVMKQMFDSNMELLGMRAVELPRLLIVSVGTGAARVDEKYNTKLAARWGILDWLLYGGTAPLLEIFTQASADMVDFHTSLLFQALFSEDNYLRIQDDTLCGIESSVDVATRENLDRLVTIGERLLKGPVSRVDFSTGLSQPLQNGGTNEDAIIRFARLLSTERKLRLAKNIESRRPTTHAQLRIGGDGIGSRLKMESMVNNYRERLMSYPLVCSINVSTPPVNKLFWK